The nucleotide sequence TCACGGCCGCGTACGGGGCGGCGCTGGCCGTCGTCCAGCGCGACGCCCGCGGTCTCGTCGGCCATCTGGCCATGAGCCAGTCGGCGATGGTGCTCGCGGGGATCGCCGCCACGGAGCCGATGGAACTCGTCGGCGCCCTCGCGGTCTGGGTGTCGAGCGGCCTGGCGCTGACCGGGATCGGTCTCGTCGTCTGGGCGCTGGAGAGCCGAGCCGGCCGGATCTCCATCGACACGCTGCAGGGCCGGTTCGCCGACGCCCCGGCGCTGGCCGTATTCTTCCTGCTCTTCGGCCTGGCGAGCCTGGGATTTCCCGGGACGCTGTCCTTCGTGGCCGACGACCTGATCATCTCCGGGGCCCTCGGCGCCCAGACCCATGCCGGCGTCCTCGTGATCCTGGCCACCGTTTTCGCGGGTATCGCCGTCATCCGCGGCTGGTTTAGGATCTTCGGCGGCCCCGTGACCATCGACGCCCCGCGGCACGAGATCCTGCCGCGGGAGCGGTTCGTGTTTGCCGCGCTTCTGGCGATCCTCGTCGGCCTGGGACTGTGGCCCGGGCCGTTCGTCCGGACGCTGGACGTGGTGGCACACTCGGTGCTCGCCATCCCTGTCGATGATCCGGTTCCGTCCCCCGCAGCAGGTCCGCCATGAACCAGACCACGACGCCCGTCCACGCCGGGCTGCCTGGCGGGGACGTTCCCCAGGGCACGCCGGCCGGCTTTCGCCGCTATCTCCGCCACGATCTGGCAAGCGGCTTTTTGGTGTTCTTGATCGCGCTGCCCCTGTGCCTGGGCATCTCTCTTGCCAGCGGGTTCCCGCCGGTGGCGGGCGTGTTCACGGCGATCGTCGGTGCGATCGTCACGACGTTCCTCTCCAACTCCGAGCTCACGATCAAGGGGCCGGCCGCGGGCCTGATCGTGATCGCGCTCGGTGCGATGCACTCGTTCGGTTTCGATGCCGGCCTGCCCCTCGATGCGCCGGGGAACGTCGCCGCCTACCGGATGACGCTCGCCGTGGGCTGCGCGGCCGGTCTCCTCCAGGTCGGTTTCGGCCTGCTGCGGGTCGGGGCGCTGAGCGAGTTCTTTCCGACCGCCGTCGTCCACGGGATGCTGGCGGCGATCGGGTTCATCATCTGCCTCAAGCAGCTGCCGGTCGTGTTCGGACAGAAGGCGGCCGGTGAGCCGCTGGAGATCCTCCGCGAGCTGCCCGAGAAGATCGCCCACCTCAACCCCCAGATCACGGTCATCGGCCTCGTCAGCCTGGGGATCCTCTTCGGCTTCCCGCTGGTCAGGCCGCTGCTGCGGCCCGCCTGGCTGCGGATGCTGCCGGCACAGCTTCTCGTCCTCGCGCTGGCCGTGCCGCTGGGGATGTGGTTCGACCTCGCCCACGACCACACGTATTCCTTTCTCGGCCACGAGTACAAGGTCGGTGCGGCGTTCCTCGTCAGCGTGCCTGCGAACCTGGCCGCGGCCGTCACGACGCCCGACTTCGGCGTGTTCACGACCGCCTCCACGCGGCTGGCGGGGGCCTGGTGGGTGGTGATGTTCGCGCTGGTGGGGAGCGTCGAGTCGCTGCTCTCGGCGAAGGCGATCGACCTCCTCGATCCCTGGAAGCGGAAGACCGACATGAACCGCGACCTGCTCGCTGTCGGCGTCGCCAACGTGGCCGCAGCGGCGGTCGGCGGCCTGCCGATGATCTCGGAGATCGTCCGCAGCAAGGCCAACATCGACAACGGGGCCCGGACCCGGTTCGCCGACCTCTGGCACGGCCTGTTCCTGCTCGCCTTCGTGGCCCTCGTGCCGTGGGCGATCCACCGCATTCCGCTGGCGGCGCTGGCGGCGATGCTCGTGTACACCGGCTTCCGGCTCGCCTCGCCGCGGGAGTTCATCAACGTCTTCAAGATCGGCTCGGAGCAGCTCCTGATCTTCGTGGCCACGATCGTCGGCGTCCTCGCCACCGACCTGCTGGTGGGCGTCGGCATCGGCATCGGGCTGAAGTTCCTGATCCATGCGATCAACGGCGTGCCGCTGCGGTCGTTCTTCAAGCCGTTTCTCAAGGTGACGACCATCGACGACCGCACGGTGCAGATCGATGCCGGGGGCTCGGCCGTGTTCAGCAACTGGATTCCGTTCCGCCGGCAGATCGTCCAGCTCGGTCTCGGGCAGGGGCACGACGTGATCGTGAATCTCGCCGGTGCCCGGGTGGTGGATTCGAGCGTGATGGAGAAGCTCGAGGATCTCGGCCACGACTTCGAGCAGGCGGGGCTGGCCCTGCGGGTGATCGGCCTCGACTCGCACCGGGGCAGCACCGCGCATCCCCACGCCACCCGGCGGCGGATGATGACGCGACTGAGGCGGCTGACGGTCGTGGCCGAGGCGGGCCTCGAGCCGCGGATCGTCGAGCGGTTCCGCGACCTGGGAGCGTCGGGCTA is from Planctomycetia bacterium and encodes:
- a CDS encoding sulfate transporter is translated as MNQTTTPVHAGLPGGDVPQGTPAGFRRYLRHDLASGFLVFLIALPLCLGISLASGFPPVAGVFTAIVGAIVTTFLSNSELTIKGPAAGLIVIALGAMHSFGFDAGLPLDAPGNVAAYRMTLAVGCAAGLLQVGFGLLRVGALSEFFPTAVVHGMLAAIGFIICLKQLPVVFGQKAAGEPLEILRELPEKIAHLNPQITVIGLVSLGILFGFPLVRPLLRPAWLRMLPAQLLVLALAVPLGMWFDLAHDHTYSFLGHEYKVGAAFLVSVPANLAAAVTTPDFGVFTTASTRLAGAWWVVMFALVGSVESLLSAKAIDLLDPWKRKTDMNRDLLAVGVANVAAAAVGGLPMISEIVRSKANIDNGARTRFADLWHGLFLLAFVALVPWAIHRIPLAALAAMLVYTGFRLASPREFINVFKIGSEQLLIFVATIVGVLATDLLVGVGIGIGLKFLIHAINGVPLRSFFKPFLKVTTIDDRTVQIDAGGSAVFSNWIPFRRQIVQLGLGQGHDVIVNLAGARVVDSSVMEKLEDLGHDFEQAGLALRVIGLDSHRGSTAHPHATRRRMMTRLRRLTVVAEAGLEPRIVERFRDLGASGYTAMPCHGSGRSHPGAAGEPLVRIEAIVPAAVAEQILDAIQGEFAPLGRITVCTEMVEVLRPERF